One Labrus mixtus chromosome 12, fLabMix1.1, whole genome shotgun sequence DNA segment encodes these proteins:
- the mrps18a gene encoding 39S ribosomal protein S18a, mitochondrial, protein MAARSMLGSLWTSFAGLKLATTCTNLQLQQRIITTRLPALTFQSRGIRQVVEKREDKTTTIEGQILDVPAGPQPPNPTAKCPIYRWNLQNKYSYTDVLLLSQFIRSDGGMLPRRITGLCPEEHRKIAICVQMAHRAGLLPDHKPKLPEDHVPKRPKPQLNRYLTRWSIDSVKPIYKTGLKWCKRRMSIGHPALKNNVRYGVKPLYLKH, encoded by the exons ATGGCAGCCCGCAGTATGCTGGGGTCTCTGTGGACCTCATTTGCAGGCTTAAAATTGGCGACAACATGCACCAACCTGCAGCTTCAACAGAGGATAATTACTACCAGGTTACCGGCTTTAACATTTCAGAGCCGAGGGATCCGCCAAG tggtggagaagagagaggataAAACAACAACC ATCGAGGGACAGATACTGGACGTGCCAgcaggaccacagcctccaaaCCCCACAGCCAAGTGTCCAATCTACAGGTGGAACCTGCAGAACAAATACAGCTACACG GATGTCCTGTTGCTCAGTCAGTTCATCAGGTCAGATGGAGGGATGTTGCCCAGGAGGATCACTGGTCTCTGCCCCGAGGAACATCGCAAGATTGCTATCTGTGTGCAGATGGCCCACAGAGCAG GTCTGCTGCCTGACCACAAGCCCAAACTTCCAGAGGACCACGTCCCTAAGAGGCCTAAGCCTCAACTTAACAG ATACCTGACCCGCTGGTCCATTGATTCTGTGAAACCTATCTATAAAACTGGACTGAAGTGGTGTAAGAGGCGCATGTCTATAGGACACCCAGCACTCAAGAACAACGTGCGCTACGGCGTGAAGCCTCTTTACTTGAAACATTGA
- the rsph9 gene encoding radial spoke head protein 9 homolog — protein sequence MDSNSLSYSLELVAGSGYTLNVEQRTALQTSLVILQKNYKFDRVVFWGKILGLNEDYFIAQGRGEDEMKDKKNLYSFNCMDWFLLPPATDSMIEEVSRGAKGRFIGDPSHVYEHHEILRQGKRDEEVVTKVKEESRLAVTVHQIDEEVSVVPRGAFVKSPHGLVQVNRSFGGLSHSEARKLDNFLHFSKPKNLKKKSILEFGDLTPALDFLDALSDDIPKGSWSLQFECASKVCVLRSLLWLGLTFYHVPMTPQHGYIYVGDGTKNLDLPFML from the exons ATGGACTCAAATTCTTTATCTTATTCGTTGGAACTCGTTGCTGGTAGCGGATATACGTTAAACGTCGAACAGAGAACTGCACTGCAGACCTCTTTGGTGATCCttcagaaaaactacaaattcGATCGAGTCGTTTTTTGGGGCAAAATATTGGGATTAAATGAAGATTATTTCATTGCTCaagggagaggagaagatgaaatGAAGGACAAAAAGAATCTCTATAG CTTCAACTGTATGGACTGGTTCCTGCTCCCCCCTGCCACAGACTCCATGATAGAGGAAGTGTCCAGAGGAGCAAAAGGTCGCTTCATAGGAGACCCTTCACATGTGTACGAGCATCATGAGATCCTCAGGCAAGGAAAGAGGGATGAGGAGGTCGTG AccaaagtgaaagaggaaagcAGGTTGGCCGTGACAGTTCATCAGATTGATGAAGAAGTGTCTGTGGTGCCTCGGGGAGCCTTTGTCAAGAGCCCACATGGCCTTGTCCAAGTCAACCGCAGCTTTGGAG GTTTGTCTCACTCAGAAGCAAGGAAGCTCGACAACTTCCTTCATTTCAGCAAGCCAAAGAACCTGAAGAAGAAATCCATCCTGGAGTTTGGTGATTTGACTCCAGCTCTCGACTTCCTGGATGCATTGAGTGACGACATCCCTAAAG GATCGTGGAGTCTTCAGTTTGAATGTGCGAGTAAAGTGTGCGTGCTGCGCAGCCTGCTGTGGCTCGGCCTGACCTTCTACCATGTGCCAATGACACCGCAGCACGGATACATCTATGTTGGAGACGGGACTAAAAATCTGGACCTTCCCTTCATGTtataa